The stretch of DNA TAATCTGTAAGGTCTGGATTAACTTTGGTTACCATTGGAACCTGATTATACCGTGTAATAATCTGACTCCAAACTTTTGCAGCGCCTACCTGGTCAAGTGAGTTCTTGATAATAGGATTAAACTCGCTATATAATTGCTGTGATGTGGTTCTTTTCAGGTATTGAGTAGCCGCATTTTTATCACCCATTAAAATACCCATGGCATCTTGAAAGGTCATTTGTTTGATGGCATTTACAAAAATGGTTTTACCTTTTCCTGCGGCATCTTCAGCTGCACGGTTCATTAATTTTAAACCCTCATCAGCCAGTTTACCCATTCCCAAATTACGAAGGGTTTTATCCACCTTTTGTAATTCAGCAGGTAATAAGATTTTAATAGCCTGATCTTTAAGAAAA from Solitalea canadensis DSM 3403 encodes:
- a CDS encoding DUF4197 domain-containing protein, giving the protein MIKKVALTIVLAVTLTSCESQNLLKQVTDIYNQTTANGQLTNTDIANGLKQALNKGIDTAVAQVAKPDGFLKDQAIKILLPAELQKVDKTLRNLGMGKLADEGLKLMNRAAEDAAGKGKTIFVNAIKQMTFQDAMGILMGDKNAATQYLKRTTSQQLYSEFNPIIKNSLDQVGAAKVWSQIITRYNQVPMVTKVNPDLTDYVTNKAMDGLFYKVEQEELAIRKDPINRTTDLLKKVFSKQDGK